A window of Komagataella phaffii GS115 chromosome 1, complete sequence contains these coding sequences:
- a CDS encoding Processing alpha glucosidase I, ER type II integral membrane N-glycoprotein yields the protein MNLFNRRILSLISVLVVAIAFENVPSDELSLPEAFQKISDQSLLWGPYRSNLYVGIKPKIPHSFLSGLMWFNADDPEGIVKLRHSCEQDPEIQSFGWVKYDARVGGRHIIKDRGCKVLIKSDFVKTSDGNWALKITGVPKKGQENVKTSLIFYAGTEEDQDNMLMFAGNKDEFGNVNNDLTRLTGVSKVLGGAFELLVEDGPSNRYPSATVLAAPDLDPSLTHHLSLHVPDEHLWQAKEVFISLLQESVGKIREDPSLNVSEIPVDQLTTLRNINNFEGNLHFIQKTFQGKFELNIIFNLEDAPEKLSSSNIDSYVDRALTHFDEKFSSQLQFQAPFHTKEYLNFGKEFLSNLAGGIGYFYGEQLVDRNAFVDDDSFDNVKLVGKPEGPSELFTSVPSRPFFPRGFYWDEGFHLLSILDYDSDLALEILKSWFALIDDDGWIAREQILGPEARSRVPAEFQVQNPNIANPPTLMLVFAKLLNMAHDSPKSEDDFVSIQDLSENMGHVHLDNPEILVDYAEDIYPRLKKHFEWFATTQKGETLGLSRESKYPNQLYRWIGRTKDLCLPSGLDDYPRASEPDSGELNIDLLSWMGLMSRSMKSIAKLLNKADDVHYFETIEQGVLYNLDQIHWSEEEKSYCDITVDDDDNDVFECHKGYVTLLPFALKLIPEDSERLIHVLQDLRDPDICWSQFGIRSLSKSHPLFHSGEDYWRGNIWLNINYLILDALKHYAESSGALPDVKEMAKPIYKELREILVTNVYNEFKRTGYAWEQYNEATGKGQRTRHFLGWTSLVIPIMKMPEELA from the coding sequence ATGAACCTCTTCAACCGCCGGATCCTAAGCCTCATTTCGGTTTTGGTCGTTGCCAttgcttttgaaaatgtccCTTCTGATGAATTGTCCCTACCGGAGGCTTTTCAGAAGATCTCCGATCAATCGCTCTTGTGGGGTCCTTACAGATCTAACTTGTATGTCGGAATCAAACCAAAGATTCCCCATAGTTTCCTTTCAGGTCTCATGTGGTTCAATGCTGACGATCCTGAAGGAATCGTAAAGCTGAGGCATTCTTGTGAACAGGACCCAGAGATTCAAAGTTTCGGTTGGGTAAAGTACGATGCAAGGGTTGGAGGAAGACACATCATCAAGGACAGAGGCTGTAAAGTGCTGATAAAATCTGACTTTGTTAAGACCAGTGATGGTAATTGGGCCCTGAAAATTACTGGAGTGCCAAAGAAAGGACAGGAAAATGTCAAAACGTCTCTGATATTCTATGCTGGAACTGAGGAAGACCAGGATAACATGTTAATGTTTGCAGGCAATAAAGATGAATTTGGGAATGTTAACAATGATCTGACAAGATTGACTGGCgtctccaaagttttggGAGGCGCTTTTGAATTATTAGTCGAAGATGGTCCCTCCAACAGGTACCCGTCTGCTACTGTTTTGGCTGCCCCTGATTTAGATCCTTCTCTAACGCATCATTTATCTTTGCATGTCCCCGACGAACATTTGTGGCAGGCAAAAGAGGTGTTTATTTCATTACTTCAAGAATCTGTTGGAAAAATTAGAGAAGATCCCTCTTTGAATGTGAGTGAAATACcagttgatcaattgaCAACCTTGAGGAATATTaacaattttgaaggtAATTTACacttcattcaaaagacaTTTCAAGGTAAGTTTGAGTTGAacattattttcaacttaGAAGATGCTCCTGAAAaactttcctcttccaacATCGATTCTTATGTGGATAGAGCATTAACCcactttgatgaaaaattctcTTCTCAATTACAGTTTCAAGCCCCATTTCATACCAAAGAATATTTGAACTTTGGTAAGGAATTCTTATCAAATCTAGCAGGGGGAATCGGATACTTTTATGGTGAACAGTTAGTCGATAGGAATGCATTTGTTGACGACGACTCCTTTGACAATGTCAAACTTGTTGGGAAACCGGAAGGTCCGTCTGAGTTATTTACTTCCGTTCCAAGCAGACCATTTTTTCCTCGTGGATTCTATTGGGATGAAGGATTTCATCTTTTATCCATTTTGGATTATGACAGTGATCTGGCACTCGAAATTCTAAAAAGTTGGTTTGCATTGATAGATGACGACGGTTGGATTGCTAGGGAACAAATCTTGGGCCCTGAAGCCAGAAGTAGGGTACCGGCAGagtttcaagttcaaaatcCTAATATCGCCAACCCTCCTACATTAATGTTAGTCTTTGCTAAGCTACTAAATATGGCTCATGATTCTCCAAAGTCGGAAGACGATTTTGTCTCCATCCAGGATCTTTCCGAAAATATGGGCCATGTTCATTTAGACAATCCAGAAATACTAGTTGACTACGCAGAAGACATTTATCCTAGATTGAAAAAACACTTCGAATGGTTTGCCACGACTCAAAAGGGAGAGACCTTGGGGCTCAGCAGAGAGTCCAAGTATCCCAACCAGCTTTACAGATGGATAGGAAGAACCAAAGATTTGTGCCTACCAAGTGGACTAGATGATTATCCAAGAGCATCAGAACCAGACTCCGGTGAACTCAACAttgatcttctttcatGGATGGGGCTAATGTCTCGATCAATGAAGAGCATTGCGAAGTTGTTGAATAAAGCCGACGATGTTCACTACTTTGAGACTATTGAACAGGGAGTGCTATATAACTTGGATCAGATCCATTGgtctgaagaagagaagagttACTGCGACATAACGGTTGATGACGACGACAATGATGTTTTTGAATGTCATAAGGGATACGTGACTCTTCTACCGTTTGCTTTGAAACTTATTCCAGAAGATTCTGAACGGTTGATTCATGTATTACAAGATCTGAGAGATCCAGATATATGTTGGTCTCAATTCGGCATTCGATCTTTATCCAAATCGCACCCTCTTTTCCACAGTGGAGAAGACTACTGGAGGGGAAATATTTGGTTGAACATTAACTATCTAATCTTGGATGCTTTGAAACATTACGCAGAGTCTTCCGGTGCTCTTCCAGATGTAAAGGAAATGGCCAAGCCTATTTACAAAGAATTGCGAGAGATTCTAGTGACCAATGTTTACAATGAATTTAAAAGAACGGGCTATGCCTGGGAACAGTACAATGAAGCAACCGGAAAGGGCCAAAGAACGAGACACTTCCTTGGTTGGACTTCCTTAGTCATCCCAATAATGAAGATGCCAGAGGAACTAGCATAA
- a CDS encoding 60S ribosomal protein L8 produces the protein MSLPSATANAAVTNQLLELPDTNLVAPAVTEVSEKAAQWPANVRLQRQKKILYQRLKVPPAIAQFTNTLDRNTAAQTFKLFNKYRPETYEQKQERLTREAAAIADGKKKEDVSSKPYVVKFGLNHVVALIENKKPKLVLIAHDVDPIELVVFLPALCRKMGVPYAIVKGKARLGTLIHRSTATVAALVDVKPEDEAELAQLVSAINKNFTEKYEESRKKWGGGILSAESQAKAAAKAKILEEK, from the exons ATG TCTCTCCCATCCGCTACCGCTAACGCTGCAGTTACCAACCAATTGTTAGAGCTTCCAGACACCAACCTGGTTGCCCCAGCTGTCACTGAGGTGTCCGAGAAGGCTGCCCAATGGCCAGCTAACGTCAGATTgcaaagacaaaagaaaatcttgTACCAGAGACTTAAGGTCCCTCCAGCTATCGCTCAATTCACCAACACTTTGGACAGAAACACTGCTGCTCAaactttcaagttgttcaaCAAGTACAGACCTGAGACTTACGAACAGAAGCAGGAGAGACTCACCAGAGAGGCTGCTGCCATCGCTGATGGtaagaagaaggaggaTGTTTCTTCCAAGCCTTACGTTGTCAAGTTCGGTTTGAACCACGTTGTTGCTCTGATTGAGAACAAGAAGCCAAAGTTGGTTTTGATTGCTCACGATGTTGATCCTATTGAACTCGTCGTTTTCTTGCCTGCTCTGTGCAGAAAGATGGGTGTTCCATACGCTATTGTGAAGGGTAAGGCCAGATTAGGTACCTTGATCCACAGAAGCACCGCTACTGTTGCTGCTCTGGTCGATGTCAAGCCAGAAGACGAGGCTGAATTGGCCCAATTGGTTTCTGCCatcaacaagaacttcACCGAGAAGTACGAGGAATCCAGAAAGAAGTGGGGTGGAGGTATCTTGAGTGCTGAGTCCCAGGCTAAGGCTGCTGCCAAGGCCAAGATCTTGGAGGAGAAATAA
- a CDS encoding 60S ribosomal protein L2, which produces MGRVIRAQRKGAGSIFTAHTRLRKGAAKLRALDSSEREGQIRGYVKQIIHDPGRGAPLAKVIFRDPTKKGLREETFIANEGLYTGQFIYAGKDASLNVGNILPLGALPEGTIISNVEAKPGDKGTIGRTSGNYVIVIGHNVEENKTRVKLPSGAKKIISSNSRGVIGVVAGGGRIDKPLLKAGRAFHKYRVKRNSWPRTRGVAMNPVDHPHGGGNHQHIGKASTISRNAVAGQKVGLIAARRTGLLRGTQKTQD; this is translated from the exons ATGG GTAGAGTTATTCGTGCTCAGAGAAAGGGTGCTGGTTCTATCTTCACCGCTCACACCCGTTTAAGAAAGGGAGCCGCTAAGCTCAGAGCTTTGGACTCTTCTGAACGTGAGGGACAAATCCGTGGGTATGTTAAGCAGATCATCCATGACCCTGGTAGAGGTGCTCCTTTGGCCAAGGTTATCTTCCGTGACCCAACCAAGAAGGGTTTGCGTGAGGAGACTTTCATTGCCAATGAGGGTTTGTACACTGGTCAATTCATCTATGCTGGTAAGgatgcttctttgaatgttGGTAACATCCTGCCTTTGGGAGCCCTTCCAGAAGGTACTATTATCTCCAATGTTGAGGCCAAGCCAGGTGACAAGGGTACCATCGGTAGAACTTCCGGAAACTACGTTATCGTCATTGGACACAACGTTGAGGAGAACAAGACCAGAGTTAAGTTGCCTTCCGGTGCTAAGAAGAtcatttcttccaactccaGAGGTGTCATTGGTGTTGTTGCCGGTGGAGGAAGAATCGACAAGCCATTGTTGAAGGCTGGTAGAGCTTTCCACAAGTACAGAGTTAAGAGAAACTCTTGGCCAAGAACCAGAGGTGTTGCCATGAACCCAGTTGACCACCCTCACGGTGGTGGTAACCATCAACATATTGGTAAGGCCTCCACCATCTCCAGAAATGCTGTTGCTGGTCAAAAGGTTGGTTTGATTGCCGCCAGAAGAACCGGTTTGTTGCGTGGTACACAGAAGACTCAGGACTAG
- a CDS encoding Transporter of the ATP-binding cassette (ABC) family involved in bile acid transport, with the protein MNSYNESAPTGCSFWDNDDISPCIRKSLLDSYLPAAIVVGSLLYLLLIGAQQIKTHRKLYAKDETQPLLEPANGSPTDYSNTYGTIDYEEEQSTAELTTSQKHFDISRLEPLKDDGTPLGLVKYVQRDGWEKVKLILEFVILIFQLVIAVVALFVPSLNQEWEGYKLTPIVRVFVWIFLFALGSIRALNKSGPFPLANISLLYYIVNIVPSALSFRSVLIHPQNSQLVNYYYSFQFINNTLLFLLLGSARVFDHPSVLFDTDDGVKPSPENNSNFFEIVTYSWIDPLIFKAYKTPLQFNDIWGLRIDDYAYFLLRRFKDLGFTRTFTYKIFYFSKGDLAAQALWASIDSMLIFGPSLLLKRILEYVDNPGMTSRNMAWLYVLTMFFIQISDSLVSGRSLYLGRRVCIRMKALIIGEVYAKALRRRMTSPEELIEEVDPKDGKAPIADQTSKEESKSTELGGIINLMAVDASKVSELCSYLHFFVNSFFMIIVAVTLLYRLLGWSALAGSSSILILLPLNYKLASKIGEFQKEMLGITDNRIQKLNEAFQSIRIIKFFAWEENFAKEIMKVRNEEIRYLRYRVIVWTCSAFVWFITPTLVTLISFYFYVVFQGKILTTPVAFTALSLFNLLRSPLDQLSDMLSFMVQSKVSLDRVQKFLEEQESDKYEQLTHTRGANSPEVGFENATLSWNKGSKNDFQLKDIDIAFKVGKLNVIIGPTGSGKTSLLLGLLGEMQLTNGKIFLPGSTPRDELIPNPETGMTEAVAYCSQIAWLLNDTVKNNIVFAAPFNQQRYDAVIDACGLTRDLKVLDAGDATEIGEKGITLSGGQKQRVSLARALYSNARHVLLDDCLSAVDSHTAAWIYENCITGPLMKDRTCILVSHNVALTVRDAAWIVAMDNGRVLEQGTCEDLLSSGSLGHDDLVSTVISSRSQSSVNLKQLNVSDTSEIHQKLKKIAESDKADQLDEERLSPRGKLIEDETKSSGAVSWEVYKFYGRAFGGVFIWFVFVAAFAASQGSNIMQSVWLKIWAAANDKLVSPAFTMSIDRSLNALKEGFRASVASVEWSRPLGGEMFRVYGEESSHSSGYYITIYALIGLSYALISAFRVYVVFMGGIVASNKIFEDMLTKIFNAKLRFFDSTPIGRIMNRFSKDTESIDQELAPYAEGFIVSVLQCGATILLICIITPGFIVFAAFIVIIYYYIGALYLASSRELKRYDSITVSPIHQHFSETLVGVTTIRAYGDERRFMRQNLEKIDNNNRSFFYLWVANRWLALRVDFVGALVSLLSAAFVMLSIGHIDAGMAGLSLSYAIAFTQSALWVVRLYSVVEMNMNSVERLEEYLNIDQEPDREIPDNKPPSSWPETGEIEVDDVSLRYAPSLPKVIKNVSFKVEPRSKIGIVGRTGAGKSTIITAFFRFVDPESGSIKIDGIDITSIGLKDLRNAVTIIPQDPTLFTGTIRSNLDPFNQYSDAEIFESLKRVNLVSTDEPTSGSSSDNIEDSNENVNKFLNLNNTVSEGGSNLSQGQRQLTCLARSLLKSPKIILLDEATASIDYNTDSKIQTTIREEFSDSTILTIAHRLRSIIDYDKILVMDAGRVVEYDDPYKLISDQNSLFYSMCSNSGELDTLVKLAKEAFIAKRNKK; encoded by the coding sequence ATGAATTCGTACAATGAGTCAGCCCCGACGGGTTGCAGTTTCTGGGATAATGATGATATTTCTCCCTGTATCAGAAAGTCACTGCTGGATTCGTATTTGCCTGCTGCAATTGTAGTAGGATCGTTACTCTATTTACTGCTCATAGGAGCACAACAGATCAAGACTCACAGAAAGCTCTACGCCAAGGATGAAACACAACCGTTATTAGAACCTGCCAATGGCTCACCTACGGATTATTCTAATACTTATGGCACCATAGATTACGAAGAGGAACAATCCACAGCGGAGTTGACAACCTCACAGAAACATTTTGACATTTCCAGACTGGAACCCCTGAAAGATGATGGCACACCGTTAGGACTGGTGAAATATGTTCAAAGAGATGGCTGGGAGAAAGTTAAGCTAATTCTAGAGTTTGTGATATTGATATTCCAATTAGTTATAGCTGTCGTCGCTCTTTTCGTACCTTCTCTTAACCAAGAGTGGGAAGGTTACAAGCTTACTCCAATAGTACGAGTATTCGTGTGGATCTTCTTGTTTGCACTTGGATCCATCAGGGCGTTGAACAAGTCGGGTCCATTTCCTTTGGCCAATATTTCATTGTTGTACTACATCGTTAATATTGTTCCCTCAGCACTCTCTTTCAGAAGTGTACTTATTCATCCGCAAAATTCACAATTGGTAAACTATTACTACTCTTTTCAGTTTATTAACAATACGCTACtgtttctccttcttggttCAGCAAGAGTGTTTGACCATCCTTCTGTCCTTTTTGACACTGATGATGGAGTTAAACCTTCCCCGGAAAATaattccaacttttttgagATTGTCACCTATTCTTGGATTGACCCATtaattttcaaagcttaCAAGACTCCACTTCAATTTAACGACATTTGGGGATTAAGAATAGATGATTATGCATATTTCCTACTAAGAAGATTTAAAGACCTGGGATTCACTAGAACTTTCACCTACAAGATATTTTATTTTTCGAAAGGCGATTTAGCTGCCCAGGCTTTGTGGGCAAGTATTGACTCCATGCTGATATTTGGGCCATCTTTGCTGTTGAAACGAATTTTGGAGTATGTTGACAACCCAGGGATGACATCACGCAATATGGCATGGTTGTATGTTCTTACTATGTTTTTTATCCAAATATCAGATTCTTTGGTTAGTGGCAGATCCCTATATCTAGGAAGGAGAGTCTGCATTAGAATGAAAGCTTTGATCATTGGTGAAGTTTATGCTAAAGCACTTAGAAGACGTATGACCAGCCCTGAGGAGTTGATAGAAGAGGTTGATCCTAAAGATGGCAAGGCCCCAATCGCCGATCAAACCTCAAAGGAAGAGTCCAAGTCTACGGAGCTAGGTGGAATCATCAATTTGATGGCAGTAGACGCATCCAAGGTTTCAGAGTTGTGCAGTTATTTGCATTTCTTTGTCAATTCCTTTTTTATGATTATTGTTGCCGTCACCTTACTGTACAGACTTCTAGGATGGTCAGCTCTCGCTGGCTCGTCCTCTATCTTAATTCTGTTACCATTAAACTACAAACTAGCAAGTAAAATTGGTgagttccaaaaagaaatgtTAGGCATTACAGATAACAGAATTCAGAAGTTGAATGAAGCTTTCCAGAGTATACGTATTATCAAGTTTTTTGCTTGGGAGGAGAATTTTGCTAAAGAGATTATGAAGGtaagaaatgaagaaatcaGGTATTTGAGGTATAGAGTCATTGTCTGGACTTGCTCTGCATTTGTTTGGTTCATCACTCCAACGTTGGTGACTTTGATTTCATTCTATTTTTACGTTGTATTCCAAGGCAAAATTTTGACCACTCCTGTAGCATTTACTGCACTCTCCTTATTCAACTTGTTAAGGTCTCCACTTGACCAGTTATCCGATATGCTATCATTTATGGTTCAGTCAAAAGTTTCTCTGGACCGTGTCCAAAAATTCTTAGAAGAACAAGAGAGTGATAAGTATGAACAGCTAACGCACACCAGAGGTGCAAACTCCCCCGAGGTTGGTTTTGAGAATGCAACACTATCCTGGAACAAAGGCTCAAAGAACGATTTTCAGCTTAAAGATATTGATATTGCCTTTAAAGTTGGTAAGCTTAATGTGATTATTGGTCCAACAGGTTCCGGAAAAACTTCTTTATTGCTGGGTCTTTTAGGAGAAATGCAGCTGACTAATGGTAAGATATTCCTTCCTGGAAGTACTCCTCGTGATGaattgattccaaatccaGAAACAGGTATGACTGAAGCTGTGGCCTACTGCTCACAGATTGCTTGGTTGCTAAATGACACCGTGAAGAACAACATCGTCTTTGCTGCTCCTTTCAACCAACAGCGTTATGACGCTGTTATCGATGCCTGTGGTTTAACCAGAGACTTAAAAGTCTTAGATGCTGGTGATGCCACTGAGATTGGCGAAAAAGGTATCACTTTGTCTGGTGGTCAGAAACAACGTGTCTCCTTAGCAAGAGCCCTGTACTCAAATGCTAGGCATGTGTTATTGGATGATTGTTTAAGTGCTGTTGACTCTCACACCGCTGCTTGGATTTACGAAAACTGTATTACTGGACCTCTGATGAAGGATCGTACTTGTATTCTCGTTTCTCATAACGTTGCTTTGACAGTCAGGGATGCTGCATGGATCGTTGCAATGGATAATGGAAGAGTTCTCGAGCAAGGAACATGTGAAGACTTGCTTTCATCGGGGAGTTTGGGCCATGACGATTTGGTATCAACCGTTATTAGCTCGCGTAGTCAATCTTCGGTCAACTTAAAACAATTGAATGTATCTGATACAAGtgaaattcatcaaaagttgaaaaaaatagcTGAAAGCGACAAGGCTGATCAACTTGATGAGGAGCGACTCTCACCTCGAGGGAAGTTGATCGAAGATGAAACGAAGTCTAGCGGAGCAGTTAGTTGGGAAGTTTACAAGTTTTATGGTAGAGCTTTTGGTGGCGTTTTTATCTGGTTCGTATTTGTTGCAGCATTTGCCGCTTCTCAAGGGTCAAACATCATGCAGTCTGTTTGGTTGAAGATTTGGGCGGCTGCTAACGATAAGCTGGTGTCTCCTGCGTTTACTATGTCTATTGATAGGTCATTGAATGCCCTCAAGGAAGGATTCAGAGCATCTGTGGCATCTGTTGAGTGGTCCCGTCCTCTAGGCGGTGAAATGTTCCGGGTTTATGGCGAAGAGAGCAGCCATTCTTCTGGTTACTACATTACAATCTATGCTCTGATTGGTTTGTCATATGCGCTAATTTCAGCATTCCGTGTCTACGTTGTTTTTATGGGAGGAATTGTTGCCTCTAACaagatttttgaagatatgTTGAcaaaaattttcaatgCCAAATTACgattctttgattccaCACCTATCGGCCGTATTATGAACCGTTTCTCCAAAGATACTGAATCCATTGACCAAGAATTGGCTCCTTATGCTGAAGGATTTATTGTGTCCGTTCTTCAGTGTGGTGCGActattcttttgatttgtATTATTACTCCGGGATTTATCGTATTTGCTGCATTTATTGTGATCATCTACTATTATATTGGGGCATTGTATTTAGCTTCATCTCGAGAGTTAAAAAGGTACGATTCGATCACTGTATCTCCGATTCATCAGCATTTCTCCGAAACACTGGTGGGCGTTACCACCATTCGTGCTTATGGTGACGAAAGAAGATTTATGAGACAAAACctggaaaagattgataatAACAACAGATCTTTCTTCTACTTGTGGGTTGCGAATAGATGGTTGGCACTTCgtgttgattttgttggGGCTTTGGTCAGTCTATTATCAGCAGCTTTTGTGATGCTGAGTATTGGTCATATCGATGCTGGTATGGCCGGTCTTTCCCTATCCTACGCCATTGCGTTTACCCAGAGTGCTCTTTGGGTTGTTAGGCTCTACTCTGTGGTGGAGATGAATATGAACTCTGTGGAAAGATTGGAAGAGTATTTAAACATTGACCAAGAACCTGACAGAGAGATTCCAGATAATAAACCACCATCCTCGTGGCCTGAAACTGGAGAAATAgaagttgatgatgttTCACTACGCTACGCTCCTTCTCTGCCCAAAGTCATTAAAAATGTATCTTTCAAGGTCGAGCCAAGATCGAAGATTGGAATTGTGGGTAGAACTGGTGCTGGAAAATCAACCATTATCACAGcatttttcagatttgtCGATCCTGAATCTGGGTCAATCAAGATCGACGGTATTGATATTACCTCTATCGGATTGAAGGATTTGCGAAATGCTGTCACTATAATTCCTCAGGATCCAACATTATTCACCGGTACTATCAGATCCAATTTGGATCCGTTCAACCAATACTCAGATGCCGAAATCTTTGAGTCTCTGAAGAGAGTCAATCTGGTCTCTACAGATGAGCCAACGTCTGGCAGTTCCAGCGATAACATCGAGGATTCAAATGAGAATGTGAAcaagttcttgaacttgaataACACTGTGTCCGAAGGTGGCTCAAACCTGTCGCAGGGTCAAAGGCAACTGACTTGTCTTGCTCGTTCGTTGCTGAAGTCTCCTAAAATCATTCTACTTGACGAGGCAACAGCCTCTATTGACTACAACACAGATTCCAAGATTCAAACTACAATCAGAGAAGAGTTCAGCGATAGCACCATTTTAACTATAGCTCATAGGCTACGCTCTATTATTGACTATGACAAAATTTTAGTCATGGATGCTGGGCGTGTCGTGGAGTATGACGACCCTTACAAGTTGATCAGTGATCAGAACTCATTGTTCTACAGTATGTGTAGTAACAGTGGGGAACTTGATACGCTCGTTAAGCTTGCTAAAGAGGCTTTCATTGCTAAGCGCAATAAGAAATAA